In one window of Streptomyces sp. NBC_01224 DNA:
- a CDS encoding AAA family ATPase, with the protein MSEPSEWLIYRGAGEPHEGIEQLPPPPPWRDFAGRGAPDPDEPDGDGSADRRLGGYRHIAELHRPGAEELEMINAALYLRRPLLVTGSPGAGKSTLAHSVAHELGLGRVLRWPIVSRSTLQDGLYHYDAIARLQDVQIAAHSAAAGAPGAESAQSVGSYIRLGPLGTALLPSDRPRVLLIDELDKSDIDLPNDLLNVLEEGEFAIPELERIADRLPDGEAEVLDDDGNKVKVRGGRVQCRSFPFVVLTSNGERDFPAPLMRRCIHLELGRPDHQRLATFVRAHLGDEAARSGDDLIAHFLERSRSELLATDQLLNAIYLTDAAAPAGRDRLADLLIQRLDRPR; encoded by the coding sequence ATGAGTGAACCCAGCGAGTGGCTCATCTACCGAGGGGCCGGCGAACCGCACGAGGGCATCGAGCAGCTGCCGCCCCCGCCGCCCTGGCGGGACTTCGCGGGCCGCGGCGCCCCGGACCCCGACGAGCCGGACGGGGACGGATCCGCCGACCGCCGCCTCGGCGGCTACCGGCACATCGCCGAACTCCACCGGCCGGGTGCCGAAGAGCTCGAAATGATCAACGCCGCGCTCTATCTGCGGCGTCCGCTGCTGGTCACCGGCAGCCCCGGCGCCGGAAAGAGCACGCTGGCCCACTCCGTCGCCCATGAGCTCGGGCTCGGCCGGGTCCTGCGCTGGCCCATCGTCAGCCGCTCGACGCTCCAGGACGGCCTCTACCACTACGACGCGATCGCCCGGCTCCAGGATGTACAGATCGCCGCGCACAGTGCGGCGGCCGGGGCGCCCGGCGCCGAATCGGCACAGAGCGTCGGCAGCTACATCCGGCTCGGGCCGCTCGGCACCGCGCTGCTGCCCTCGGACCGGCCGCGCGTACTGCTCATCGACGAGCTCGACAAGAGCGACATCGATCTGCCGAACGACCTGCTCAATGTGCTGGAGGAGGGCGAGTTCGCCATCCCCGAGCTGGAGCGGATCGCCGACCGGCTGCCCGACGGCGAGGCGGAGGTCCTCGACGACGACGGCAACAAGGTGAAGGTGAGGGGCGGCAGGGTGCAATGCCGGTCCTTCCCGTTCGTGGTGCTCACCAGCAACGGCGAGCGGGATTTCCCCGCGCCCCTGATGCGCCGCTGCATCCACCTGGAGCTCGGACGCCCCGACCACCAGCGGCTCGCGACCTTCGTACGCGCCCACCTGGGCGACGAGGCGGCGCGGTCCGGGGACGATCTCATCGCCCACTTCCTGGAGCGCTCCCGCAGTGAACTCCTCGCCACCGACCAGCTGTTGAACGCGATCTATCTCACCGATGCCGCCGCCCCGGCCGGCCGGGACCGCCTCGCCGACCTGCTCATTCAGCGACTCGACCGGCCGAGGTGA
- a CDS encoding VMAP-C domain-containing protein, translating into MTQPPGRGAGGGSESTYRALAGLVMAATVRIHRPEPGYAPDGSDRGFLGSGFFIAPSWVLTCAHVAMEGEGRHVNVVFKPDPGSAETAVQGTVVAALPEGRHATAGPGGARVPAPSGGWPAPDLALIRLLRPVEHPCVYVTERPAGMFGGGSVLYTGWTDGGSGQLTRFSGRCQVMGTFGDWAEDDEQMRLDGDRMYPGLSGGPVVDLARGEVVGVLKSRSDGTTGGTSIGVERLRTLPVPPGAVAAESDDPYQAVFHAHDRYHADRHTSPVGTDRTWADLQRELGAGAGLALSPQQRVDLLGRLAELPPPLSTRSLLDLLDRLPDTHPAEHHAAPRGWRDGLGTLYDAPGGDGALELILRYCMSAISAERPYVLPSTQLAEASLWEWVKRMAEDRLSRKFRHELAGLRHNGRHAPGLEHLRTPAPTLEAARTRSAPFVLLALEPRGWERDRYDWRIGVAQHGGDVLPVAEDSRGTASKALPARLAGPLAEAFRRCDEPDDPAVLQVAVDQALMDLEVDGWRVPPDGRPLGVLRPVVIRRLDHRPLPADDGIDEREARWNRIMTAAMRAAVVDCEDGMRVPVPVVEELRQLAYETVPVLCRYGERAHPETAAGLGRVIDGGFGVALWRRRAAEQAAVCTEFHRRAADTVAEARAAVQLPKKVHELRQGVYAGRAETYWSDGVALFYEDPHHPLPGSGQFLEAP; encoded by the coding sequence ATGACCCAGCCGCCGGGCAGGGGCGCAGGGGGCGGCTCGGAGAGTACGTACCGTGCGCTGGCGGGCCTCGTGATGGCGGCGACCGTACGCATCCATCGCCCGGAGCCCGGGTATGCCCCTGACGGATCCGACAGAGGCTTCCTTGGGAGCGGCTTCTTCATCGCCCCGAGCTGGGTCCTCACGTGCGCGCACGTGGCGATGGAGGGGGAGGGGCGTCACGTGAACGTGGTCTTCAAGCCGGACCCGGGCAGCGCCGAGACCGCGGTCCAGGGCACCGTGGTCGCCGCCCTGCCCGAGGGCCGTCACGCCACGGCCGGGCCCGGCGGCGCACGGGTTCCGGCGCCGTCGGGCGGCTGGCCCGCCCCCGACCTCGCGCTCATCCGGCTCCTGCGGCCCGTCGAGCACCCCTGTGTGTACGTCACCGAGCGTCCGGCGGGCATGTTCGGCGGCGGCTCGGTCCTCTACACGGGCTGGACCGACGGCGGATCGGGGCAGCTGACCCGGTTCAGCGGGCGGTGCCAGGTGATGGGCACCTTCGGTGACTGGGCCGAGGACGACGAACAGATGCGGCTCGACGGCGACCGGATGTACCCGGGCCTGTCCGGCGGACCCGTGGTGGACCTGGCCCGCGGCGAGGTCGTCGGCGTACTCAAGTCACGCTCCGACGGCACGACCGGCGGGACCTCGATCGGCGTCGAGCGGCTGCGCACACTGCCCGTGCCCCCCGGGGCGGTCGCCGCCGAGTCCGACGACCCCTACCAGGCGGTGTTCCACGCCCACGACCGCTACCACGCCGACCGGCACACCAGCCCGGTCGGCACCGATCGGACCTGGGCCGATCTCCAGCGCGAACTGGGTGCCGGAGCAGGGCTCGCCCTCAGCCCCCAGCAACGCGTCGACCTGCTCGGCCGGCTCGCCGAACTCCCGCCCCCGCTCAGCACCCGCAGCCTCCTCGACCTCCTGGACCGGCTGCCGGACACCCACCCGGCCGAGCACCACGCGGCCCCGCGCGGCTGGCGCGACGGACTGGGGACGCTGTACGACGCTCCTGGCGGCGACGGCGCACTGGAACTGATCCTGCGCTACTGCATGAGCGCCATCTCCGCCGAACGCCCTTACGTCCTGCCGTCCACCCAGCTCGCCGAGGCATCCCTGTGGGAATGGGTGAAGCGGATGGCCGAGGACCGGCTCTCCCGCAAGTTCCGTCATGAGCTTGCCGGGCTCCGGCACAACGGCCGGCACGCCCCGGGCCTCGAACACCTGCGAACCCCGGCGCCGACGCTCGAAGCCGCCAGGACGCGCAGCGCCCCGTTCGTCCTGCTGGCGCTGGAGCCGCGCGGCTGGGAACGAGACCGCTACGACTGGCGGATCGGCGTCGCCCAGCACGGCGGGGACGTCCTGCCCGTCGCCGAGGACAGCCGGGGCACCGCATCAAAGGCCCTCCCGGCCCGGCTCGCGGGCCCGCTGGCGGAGGCGTTCCGACGGTGCGACGAACCCGACGACCCCGCCGTGCTCCAGGTCGCGGTGGACCAGGCCCTCATGGACCTGGAGGTCGACGGATGGCGGGTGCCGCCCGACGGGCGGCCGCTCGGAGTGCTGCGCCCCGTGGTCATCCGGCGCCTGGACCACCGCCCGCTTCCGGCCGATGACGGGATCGACGAGCGCGAGGCGCGCTGGAACCGGATCATGACCGCCGCGATGCGGGCCGCCGTCGTCGACTGCGAGGACGGAATGCGGGTACCCGTGCCCGTGGTGGAGGAGCTGCGCCAACTGGCGTACGAGACCGTCCCGGTGCTCTGCCGCTACGGTGAACGGGCCCACCCGGAGACCGCGGCCGGTCTCGGACGGGTGATCGACGGGGGTTTCGGGGTGGCCCTGTGGCGGCGCCGGGCGGCCGAGCAGGCCGCGGTCTGCACGGAATTCCACCGGCGCGCCGCCGATACGGTCGCCGAGGCCCGCGCCGCCGTTCAACTCCCGAAAAAAGTCCATGAGCTGAGGCAGGGGGTGTATGCGGGCCGTGCGGAGACGTACTGGTCGGACGGTGTCGCCCTGTTCTACGAAGATCCACACCATCCACTGCCCGGCTCCGGGCAGTTCCTTGAGGCGCCGTGA
- a CDS encoding CU044_2847 family protein, whose product MGDGGARITRIEMPDGTPVWARISGAEELTKPARGPAFTDIGYGDFAEQVQARVESLQAVVTSVARSLAEPLRAVRPDEVSVEFGIELTAKAGKVVGLLADGEAKGGIKVTLTWSGGGPPADPTLPAQTGARGAGQTAPTAAGHSAAPAAGQTPPQAAAPPATQATPPMPPPPSSPPGHPPAPTAPPAAVPGASAGNPDAGASTGAPAHPDGPGPDAGSRS is encoded by the coding sequence ATGGGTGACGGCGGGGCTCGTATCACGCGTATCGAGATGCCGGACGGCACACCGGTCTGGGCGCGGATCTCCGGGGCGGAGGAGCTGACGAAGCCCGCCCGGGGGCCGGCGTTCACGGACATCGGCTACGGGGACTTCGCCGAGCAGGTGCAGGCCCGGGTCGAGAGCCTTCAGGCCGTCGTGACCAGCGTTGCGCGTTCGCTCGCCGAGCCGTTGCGGGCGGTGCGGCCCGACGAGGTCAGCGTCGAATTCGGCATCGAGCTCACCGCGAAGGCGGGCAAGGTCGTCGGCCTGCTCGCGGACGGCGAGGCCAAGGGCGGCATCAAAGTCACGCTGACGTGGAGCGGTGGCGGTCCGCCCGCCGATCCGACTCTCCCGGCGCAGACGGGGGCGCGTGGGGCGGGGCAGACCGCGCCGACGGCGGCTGGGCATTCCGCGGCGCCTGCGGCGGGGCAGACGCCGCCGCAGGCAGCCGCGCCCCCGGCCACGCAGGCCACCCCGCCCATGCCGCCCCCGCCCTCCTCGCCGCCCGGGCATCCGCCCGCGCCCACGGCACCACCGGCGGCGGTCCCCGGCGCATCCGCGGGGAATCCGGACGCCGGGGCATCCACCGGCGCACCGGCGCATCCGGACGGGCCCGGGCCGGACGCCGGAAGCCGGTCATGA
- a CDS encoding SAV_2336 N-terminal domain-related protein, with protein sequence MADGEARHGPDEGRGPGGGRDDIVEPYDAHVPGEAMDTEPEAPEAVGPVPEPGRAPQQQPQPDSEPYGGGLLPAFVARLREAGLDPDAEQLCDALWLARWTRHPDAPDDEDDAAAPLLSAAPAQAGRPDGRPSPQVTGRDEAPDLAPDDDEPAEQRGLGDTDRRIALYPVPRTAPPGGPRPDGPAGRGRSAARNGRARALTVGVPAAPALPAPLELQRALRPLQRYRPAAPPLRRTLDETATAELSARAGGMIMPVFRGASRGEALLQCVMDASSSMLVWDRMFGELQDIFGQLGAFRDVQVRYLHQGPDGAAAVSRSPDPAAAPLNSADRLSDPTGRRVTVLVSDCAGPLWHSGRAHRLLHQLAGQAPAAVLQPLPQRMWNRTRLPVTYGSLSRGDGPGGAAVLKVTEHAGTGPAVHPGALAIPVLPPVEGALAAWARLLSGTGAGRISGAVGWVRADQPAAAAQRPGDGLSSLQLVSRFRSAASPVAGQLAVYLAAAPLYLPVMQLVQRTMLPHSGPSELAEVLLSGLLTRSKAEDGGDDGGQWYEFAPGVREALLGPLGRDEALLVLKHCSQYIEQRFGKGGPNFPALAFAQLGEGRDGPSRSTRTTDTRENSAPDGEIEEGDENGESGASGGSRVPHPFAEVAVRVLERFMPLPEQFVIQTDRDGYRSPGQMPNAAVESARVLVRHFESDSMVQYLIDAVQLLRGATEREEQPGADPELWAEYSRCVLRLWEVQGDAELLREAEYAAERAAAHPGAARERAVLAKVLHAAADDRRRRGDRRGALELLRRADREYTAACSAPGLDPAEALRLTLERVRALEAQWRLDGDTALLQAAYGMLEAFADVWPDQENRPPALPLAHGRTLLRLAGATVDTEQSRVYAGQAARSLRTAFEQGGGRHTMGTEVRILLDLVDALLASGEEPDEAATLIEQALATVREQRLRALLHTRAGRVRVARYEHTGNPDELVDAADWFARAARGVPRDSQAHADLLAEWGATLLRRAQLPDGRAHIGAAVRVLRDCRTETAAGSARQAERLLMLGRALMLRHRATEDRVDLREAEHLFGLATQEATDPLTAARCWLELGLSHLDASQVLHRPARLDEAAEAFRGAADAAGTAEAELESSQQVRQAVELGGTANHWRGMTYERAGRPRAAREAYRAARREWRKLPDGGGAAGEATAERLAELER encoded by the coding sequence ATGGCCGACGGCGAGGCGCGGCACGGACCGGATGAGGGACGCGGCCCCGGCGGCGGGCGGGATGACATCGTGGAGCCTTACGACGCTCACGTCCCGGGTGAGGCAATGGACACCGAGCCCGAAGCTCCGGAAGCTGTCGGGCCGGTGCCGGAGCCCGGTCGCGCGCCGCAGCAACAGCCGCAGCCGGACTCCGAGCCGTACGGCGGAGGCCTGCTGCCCGCATTCGTCGCCCGGTTACGCGAAGCCGGGCTCGACCCCGACGCCGAGCAGCTCTGCGACGCCCTCTGGCTGGCCCGCTGGACCCGCCACCCCGACGCGCCGGACGACGAGGACGACGCGGCCGCGCCGCTGCTGTCCGCTGCCCCCGCCCAGGCGGGCCGCCCGGACGGGCGGCCGTCCCCGCAGGTGACCGGACGGGACGAAGCCCCGGACCTCGCCCCGGACGACGACGAGCCCGCGGAACAGCGGGGCCTCGGCGACACCGACCGGCGGATCGCCCTCTATCCCGTACCCCGCACCGCGCCACCCGGCGGCCCCCGCCCGGACGGCCCGGCCGGGCGCGGACGGAGCGCCGCCCGGAACGGCCGGGCGAGAGCGCTCACCGTCGGCGTACCCGCCGCCCCCGCCCTCCCGGCGCCGCTCGAACTCCAGCGAGCCCTGCGCCCGTTGCAGCGCTACCGCCCGGCCGCGCCCCCGCTGCGCCGCACGCTCGACGAGACGGCGACCGCGGAGCTCAGCGCCCGCGCCGGTGGGATGATCATGCCGGTGTTCCGCGGTGCTTCCCGGGGCGAGGCGCTGCTGCAGTGCGTTATGGACGCCTCGTCCTCGATGCTGGTGTGGGACCGGATGTTCGGCGAACTGCAGGATATATTCGGGCAGTTGGGTGCCTTCCGGGATGTCCAGGTGCGCTATCTGCATCAGGGGCCCGACGGTGCGGCCGCAGTGAGCCGCAGCCCCGATCCGGCCGCCGCACCGCTGAACTCCGCGGACCGGCTGAGCGATCCGACCGGCCGTCGTGTCACCGTCCTCGTCAGCGACTGCGCCGGTCCGCTCTGGCACAGCGGCCGGGCTCACCGGCTGCTGCACCAGCTGGCCGGACAGGCCCCGGCCGCCGTGCTCCAGCCCCTGCCGCAGCGGATGTGGAACCGCACCAGGCTGCCGGTCACCTACGGTTCGCTGTCCCGGGGTGACGGGCCCGGCGGCGCCGCCGTGCTGAAGGTCACGGAGCACGCCGGAACGGGGCCCGCCGTGCACCCGGGCGCCCTCGCGATTCCCGTACTCCCGCCGGTGGAAGGCGCGTTGGCGGCCTGGGCGAGGCTGCTCTCCGGCACCGGTGCGGGGCGGATCTCCGGAGCCGTCGGCTGGGTGCGGGCCGATCAGCCCGCGGCGGCCGCGCAGCGCCCCGGCGACGGGCTGTCCTCACTCCAACTGGTCAGCCGCTTCCGCTCCGCGGCCTCTCCGGTCGCCGGACAGCTGGCCGTCTATCTCGCGGCGGCCCCGCTGTATCTGCCCGTGATGCAGCTGGTGCAGCGCACGATGCTGCCCCACTCCGGGCCCTCCGAACTCGCCGAGGTGCTGCTGAGCGGACTGCTGACGCGGAGCAAGGCCGAGGACGGCGGTGACGACGGCGGCCAGTGGTACGAGTTCGCGCCCGGAGTCCGGGAAGCGCTGCTCGGTCCGCTGGGCCGGGACGAGGCGCTGCTCGTACTCAAGCACTGCTCGCAGTACATCGAGCAGCGATTCGGGAAGGGCGGGCCGAACTTCCCTGCCCTCGCCTTCGCCCAGCTCGGAGAGGGCAGGGACGGACCGTCGCGGTCCACCCGGACCACGGACACCAGGGAGAACAGCGCGCCCGACGGGGAGATCGAGGAGGGTGACGAGAACGGGGAGAGCGGCGCAAGCGGCGGGTCGCGCGTCCCCCATCCCTTCGCCGAGGTCGCGGTCCGCGTACTGGAGCGTTTCATGCCCCTGCCCGAGCAGTTCGTCATCCAGACCGACCGGGACGGCTACCGGAGCCCCGGCCAGATGCCGAACGCGGCGGTGGAGAGCGCCCGCGTCCTCGTGCGGCACTTCGAATCGGACAGCATGGTGCAGTACCTGATCGATGCCGTGCAGCTGCTGCGGGGGGCCACGGAGCGCGAGGAGCAGCCGGGCGCCGACCCCGAACTGTGGGCGGAGTACTCGCGCTGCGTCCTGCGGCTGTGGGAGGTGCAGGGCGACGCCGAGCTGCTCCGCGAGGCCGAGTACGCCGCCGAACGGGCCGCCGCGCACCCCGGGGCGGCACGCGAACGGGCCGTACTGGCGAAGGTATTGCATGCCGCGGCCGACGACCGGCGGCGGCGCGGCGACCGGCGCGGCGCACTGGAGCTGCTGCGGCGCGCCGACCGCGAGTACACGGCCGCCTGCTCGGCCCCCGGCCTGGATCCCGCCGAGGCCCTCCGGCTCACGCTGGAGCGGGTCCGGGCCCTGGAGGCGCAGTGGCGGCTCGACGGCGACACCGCCCTGCTGCAGGCCGCGTACGGCATGCTGGAGGCGTTCGCCGACGTCTGGCCCGACCAGGAGAACCGGCCCCCCGCCCTGCCGCTGGCGCACGGTCGGACCCTGCTGAGACTGGCAGGGGCCACCGTCGACACCGAACAGTCCCGGGTGTACGCCGGTCAGGCGGCGCGCTCCTTGCGCACGGCGTTCGAGCAGGGCGGCGGCCGGCACACCATGGGCACCGAGGTGCGCATCCTGCTGGATCTGGTGGACGCCCTGCTCGCCTCCGGCGAGGAGCCGGACGAGGCGGCGACCCTGATCGAGCAGGCCCTGGCGACCGTACGGGAACAGCGGCTGCGCGCCCTGCTCCATACCCGGGCAGGCCGAGTCCGTGTCGCCCGTTACGAACACACCGGGAACCCGGATGAACTCGTCGACGCGGCCGACTGGTTCGCCCGCGCCGCGCGCGGCGTCCCGCGCGACTCGCAGGCTCACGCCGATCTGCTCGCCGAATGGGGCGCCACCCTGCTGCGCCGCGCCCAACTGCCCGACGGCCGCGCACACATCGGCGCCGCGGTGCGGGTGCTGCGCGACTGCCGTACGGAGACGGCGGCGGGCAGCGCGCGTCAGGCCGAGCGGCTGCTGATGCTGGGGCGGGCGCTGATGCTGCGGCACCGGGCCACCGAGGACCGGGTCGATCTGCGGGAGGCCGAGCATCTCTTCGGGCTCGCGACCCAGGAGGCGACCGACCCGCTGACCGCGGCGCGCTGCTGGCTGGAACTGGGCCTGTCCCACCTCGACGCCTCCCAGGTGCTGCACCGTCCGGCCCGGCTCGACGAGGCGGCCGAGGCGTTCCGGGGCGCGGCCGACGCGGCCGGCACGGCGGAAGCGGAGCTGGAGAGTTCACAACAGGTCCGGCAGGCGGTCGAGTTGGGTGGTACGGCCAACCACTGGCGGGGTATGACATACGAGAGGGCGGGACGTCCCCGGGCCGCACGCGAGGCATACCGGGCGGCCCGCCGGGAATGGCGCAAACTGCCGGACGGCGGCGGCGCGGCGGGCGAAGCGACCGCCGAGCGGCTGGCCGAGCTGGAGCGCTGA
- a CDS encoding DUF6104 family protein: MYFTDRGIEELEKRRGEEEITFEWLAEQLRTFVDLNPDFEVPVERLATWLARLDDEDEDE; encoded by the coding sequence ATGTACTTCACCGACCGCGGTATCGAGGAACTGGAGAAGCGGCGAGGCGAGGAAGAGATCACTTTCGAGTGGCTCGCCGAGCAGCTGCGTACGTTCGTCGATCTCAATCCCGATTTCGAGGTGCCGGTCGAGCGCCTCGCCACCTGGCTGGCCCGTCTCGACGACGAGGACGAGGACGAGTAG
- a CDS encoding DUF4097 family beta strand repeat-containing protein: MPVSTWAIAEPQKLTFDDPVTSLNVRIVGGTVNVVGTEEPTARLEISAIEGPPLIVTQEDGALTVAYEGLPWNDFLKWFDRKGWHRSAVVSLAVPAGSAVKVGVVGAGAVVSGIRGRTDVRGVSGDTTLVGLAGPVRAETVSGSVEAQSVTGDLRFQTVSGDLTVVEGAGASVRAESVSGNMVLDLDPTGKPTDIQLATVSGEVAIRLPHPADATVEANTASGAVSNGFEDLRVSGQWGAKKITGTLGAGTGKLRATTVSGSIALLRRPPAADDPYDAEPTGKVL, from the coding sequence ATGCCTGTGTCGACATGGGCCATCGCCGAGCCCCAGAAGCTGACCTTCGACGACCCCGTGACGTCGCTCAATGTGCGCATCGTCGGGGGCACGGTCAATGTCGTCGGCACCGAGGAGCCGACCGCCCGGCTGGAGATCTCCGCGATCGAGGGCCCGCCGCTGATCGTGACCCAGGAGGACGGCGCCCTCACGGTCGCGTACGAGGGCCTGCCGTGGAACGACTTCCTCAAGTGGTTCGACCGCAAGGGCTGGCACCGCAGCGCGGTCGTCTCGCTCGCCGTGCCGGCCGGGTCGGCGGTGAAGGTGGGCGTGGTCGGCGCCGGAGCCGTCGTATCAGGAATCCGTGGGCGCACGGACGTACGGGGCGTCAGCGGCGACACCACGCTCGTCGGGCTCGCAGGTCCGGTCCGGGCCGAGACGGTCTCCGGAAGCGTGGAGGCCCAGTCGGTCACCGGCGATCTGCGCTTCCAGACGGTCTCGGGCGATCTGACGGTCGTCGAGGGTGCCGGGGCCTCGGTCCGGGCGGAGTCGGTCAGCGGCAACATGGTGCTGGACCTGGACCCGACCGGGAAGCCCACGGACATCCAGCTGGCCACGGTCTCCGGCGAGGTCGCCATCCGGCTGCCGCACCCGGCGGACGCGACGGTCGAGGCGAACACCGCGAGCGGCGCCGTCTCCAACGGCTTCGAGGATCTGCGGGTCAGCGGCCAGTGGGGGGCGAAGAAGATCACCGGCACGCTCGGAGCCGGGACCGGGAAGCTGAGGGCGACGACCGTCTCGGGATCGATCGCCCTGCTGCGCCGCCCACCGGCCGCCGACGATCCCTACGATGCCGAGCCGACCGGAAAGGTGCTCTGA
- a CDS encoding PadR family transcriptional regulator — protein MPPVFAHGRLRLYLLKLLDEAPRHGYEVIRLLEERFQGLYAPSAGTVYPRLAKLEAEGLVTHATEGGRKVYSITEAGRAELAGRTGELADLELEIRESVSELAAEIRDDVRGAAGKLRSEMRAAAHETRHTSTGPTGRKGDWESAFGDLGDFGDKETWRAAKEELRKAKQEWKEQARRAKDESRRAREDAQQARRQAKEAQDRAREQMQNAARQVQEHFTRGDWPSGVREGLAEITGQLGSFARTGSWPPYIKPEPADADPEWGKDAAGTGDPVRDLDRLLDRFRDDIRDAARDRGVTEEQLTEARRHLSTAAAHIGALLRKDDAGS, from the coding sequence ATGCCTCCCGTATTCGCCCACGGCCGCCTCCGCCTCTATCTGCTGAAGCTGCTCGACGAGGCCCCTCGCCATGGCTACGAGGTGATCCGACTCCTGGAAGAGCGCTTCCAGGGGTTGTACGCGCCCTCGGCGGGCACGGTCTATCCGCGCCTCGCCAAGCTGGAGGCCGAGGGTCTCGTCACCCATGCCACCGAGGGCGGCCGCAAGGTCTACTCGATCACCGAAGCGGGCCGCGCCGAACTGGCCGGCCGCACGGGCGAACTCGCCGATCTGGAACTGGAGATCAGGGAATCCGTCTCCGAACTCGCCGCCGAGATCCGGGACGATGTACGCGGCGCCGCCGGCAAGCTGCGCAGCGAGATGCGGGCTGCGGCGCACGAGACCAGGCACACCTCCACCGGCCCCACCGGCCGCAAGGGCGACTGGGAGTCCGCCTTCGGCGACCTCGGCGACTTCGGCGACAAGGAGACATGGCGCGCCGCGAAAGAGGAGCTGCGCAAGGCCAAGCAGGAGTGGAAGGAGCAGGCCCGCCGGGCGAAGGACGAGTCCCGCCGCGCCCGTGAGGACGCCCAGCAGGCCCGCCGCCAGGCCAAGGAGGCCCAGGACAGGGCGCGCGAGCAGATGCAGAACGCCGCCCGCCAGGTCCAGGAGCACTTCACGCGGGGCGACTGGCCCTCGGGCGTACGGGAGGGACTGGCCGAGATCACCGGTCAGCTGGGCAGCTTCGCGAGGACGGGCAGCTGGCCCCCGTACATCAAGCCGGAGCCCGCCGACGCCGACCCCGAGTGGGGCAAGGACGCCGCAGGGACCGGCGACCCGGTCCGCGATCTGGACCGCCTGCTCGACCGCTTCCGCGACGACATCCGCGACGCGGCCCGGGACCGGGGCGTCACGGAGGAGCAACTGACGGAGGCCCGCCGCCACCTGTCGACGGCGGCGGCCCACATCGGGGCGCTGCTGCGGAAGGACGACGCGGGGAGCTGA
- a CDS encoding Clp protease N-terminal domain-containing protein, with the protein MFERFTKSARATVTGAVTHAERTDAEAVTEEHLLLALLDGRSGRASFAITSLGLADRRPAVEADLVTARRRGGLTRADTDALAGIGIDVAEIVARVEEAHGEGALDRARRRGAGRRPFTRGSKDVLTRTLRIAVGRGDRFIGDEHLLLALTARPGVVADVLAAHGATYEAVNRALYGDGGRGGLGPSGV; encoded by the coding sequence CGTGACCGGCGCCGTGACCCACGCCGAACGGACCGACGCCGAAGCGGTCACCGAGGAACATCTGCTGCTCGCCCTGCTGGACGGGCGGAGCGGCCGGGCCTCCTTCGCCATCACCTCGCTGGGCCTCGCCGACCGTCGCCCGGCGGTCGAGGCCGATCTGGTCACCGCGCGCCGCCGTGGCGGGCTGACCCGGGCCGATACGGACGCACTCGCCGGAATCGGCATCGACGTCGCCGAGATCGTCGCCCGTGTCGAGGAGGCCCACGGGGAGGGCGCGCTGGACAGGGCCCGGCGGCGCGGGGCGGGGCGTCGCCCGTTCACCCGCGGGTCGAAGGACGTCCTGACGAGGACGCTGCGGATCGCGGTGGGACGCGGAGACCGTTTCATCGGCGACGAGCACCTCCTTCTGGCGCTCACCGCCCGCCCCGGCGTGGTCGCCGATGTGCTAGCCGCACATGGCGCGACGTACGAGGCGGTGAACCGAGCGTTGTACGGGGACGGAGGCAGGGGCGGTCTCGGCCCGTCCGGGGTGTGA